The window GGTTGGCAATTTTATTATTTTGAACGATAATTTCGTCTGAAAAAACATAACTCAGAGAAATACTAATGATTAATATAAGAACCAATATGACCAAAGAATAATACATGGTGATACGTACACCAATACGTTTTAATTTCATAGCATGCTTCTCCCTGTGTCTTTTGTCTTTCTATAAACCCTTGGTGACATGTTTGTGATTTTTTTAAAATCTTTAGAAAAATAATTGTAGTCATCATAACCAACAACTTCTGCAATCTCACCGATTAAACCATCTGTGGTGGTAAGCAGTTTTTTTGCTTCTTGAATTCTGATATGTCTGATATATTGCATCAAAGACACCCCATAATTTTGTTTAACACACTGATAGATACTGGTTTTTCCAACACCTAGATGTGCACATATACTATCGGTAGATATCTTCTCAGACATGTTTTGTTCCACGTAGAGACGTATTTTCTCGGATAAGGGGGCCCGTTCTACATGAACAAGATTTTTTAACCAGATATAGGATGCACATGCTTGCATAATTTTGGTGATCGCTTGAATGTCATGGTTATCCAGCTGCCTTAAAGCTAAAAATTGGGACTTTAACTTGGTAATATCAGCTCCCATGAATTTACTCTTCTTCGTTATATAATCCCATTGTTTCTCCACATTTGATTGATTTAGTATTTGCCCAACCATAATATACCCCACAATGACATCGTCATCTAATATGGGCGCTACGACTTCTGTTAACCCCATATGGCACTGGTAGGGGTAAATCTCTTTTGTTTTTTTTACATGGGAAAATGCTTTTACATCACATTTCCTGCATGCATGATCAATTCTACTATTTTTTCGCATCAATTGGCAGAAGGTACTAATTTCCTTAGGACTTTTATACACTTCTCTATAATCCAAATCATAAACAGCAATTCTAACACCGACAATTCTTTGATAATCATCCAGTAAATCTTGAACCCCTTGGTTATCAAACATAACTTTCATAGCATTCTCCATTCTCAATTGTCTATGTCTTATTGTAGCACTTTTCCTCCAAATGAACAATAGTACTATTTTGAAATAATTATTCTATTATTTTGTGTCACGCTATTTTATATTTAATGTAGAGAATCGATTGTTTTACGTTATATAAAAATAACATCGTTGTACATTTCAAAAGGAGGATATAAGATGACAAAACGAGAAAGAGTGATAAAAGCCCTTAATCATGAAGCGACTGATATTGTGCCATTTCATGCAGACTTTACCCAACAAGCTTATGATAACATGGTTGCTTTTACAGGTAAAAAAGAGTTTATCAATGATTATGACTTACATCTAAATTATAAACAATATTGGGGCTGGCCAACTGAATTACCCGATAAAAAAGAACATTTTCAAGATGAATTTGGTGTTATTTGGAATCGTTCAGGCGCTGATAAAGACATTGGTGTTGTTGAAAACTACATGATTAAAGATCTGGATAACTATGACTATGTTTTTCCACCCATTAATGAAAAACGCTTACGAGGGGAATTTGAAGAATTAATGGCTAATAAAGATGATCGCTTTACCTTTATTGGTATTGGTTTTTCCATGTTTGAACGTTCATGGAGTTTAATGGGCATGCAAGAAGTGTTAATGGCCATGGTACTTCAACCAGAAAAGCTACATCAACTATACGATGATATCTGTGATTATAATTTAAAAGTTATAGACATTGCATTAGAATATGATTTAGATGGTTTTTATTTCGGTGATGACTGGGGACAACAAAAGGGCCTTATTATGGGACCCCAGTATTGGCGTGAATTTATTAAGCCCCGTATGAAACGGATGTATGACCGTGTTAAAACAAAAGACCTCTATATCCTCCAACATTCATGTGGTGATATAGAAAGCATCATGCCCGATCTTATTGAAATTGGTTTAGACTGTTACCAAACATTTCAACCAGAGATTTATGATATAGAAAAAGTAAAAACTACCTACGGTGATAAACTTGCCTTCTGGGGTGGTATCTCTACTCAGCAGCTTTTATCACATGCTACACCTGATGAGGTAAAGGAAGAAACCCGCAGAATCATGAAAATTATGTCCAAAGATGGGGGCTACATCTGTGCACCTACCCATGCTTTGGAATTTGATGTGACCCCTGAAAATATTCTAGCCATGTTTGAAGTCTTCCACAATCAATAATGGTGAATACCGCCAGATACGTTCCTCATTTCATGTACATCTATGACTAACTTTTGATTGGCATTTTATAGCATATATAGTATGATAAATAAGGTATTATTAAATGGTTGTTATAAAGAACGCATTCTGGAGGAGGATATTCATGTTTAATAAGTGGATTAATGAACCAAAATATTTCAACAAGGAAAAAGAAACCATTATCATTGAATCCGATGCTAAAACCGATTTTTTTGTAGCTCCTGCATCGGATTATCTCGCTCATAATGCACCAATCTATGCATTTGACGTTCAAGGTGATTTTACATTGGAATGCAAGGTAAGACCTGACTTTAAAGCTTATTATGATGCAGGTGCTATGATGTTTTATGTGGATGAAAAAGCTTGGATAAAGTTCGCATTTGAGAGTACTGACATAGGGCATCCAGCTGTGGTAAGTGTGGTTACAGACGGTGCAAGTGATGATGCAAATGGTGAAAAAGTGGATAGTCCATCTATATGGATGAAGTTGAGTAAAAAAGATAAAGTCATTGGCTTGTATTTTTCTCATGATGCTTTGGAATGGCGGATGGTACGCCTATTTCAGTTTGATGTCAAAAATTTGGATAAAGCATCTGTCGGTCTAGAAGCCCAAAGTCCAGCAGGACTAGGGTGTAAGGTTGCATTCAGTGACATTAAATATACGGATAAAGCTGTTGAGGATATGAGAAAAGGTATATAGTTTAATCACAACAATGATAAAGGACAAAGGGATAATGAACTTATCCCTCTGTCCTTTTATTCATGCTGCCATCACCTTTTTCAAAATAGAGTATCGCTTCAAGCACGCCACCTGCTATGGCTCTTGCCTTATCTGATATACTAAAACAATGGTCTAACGTACCTCGAGGGTCCACATCTCCAATTTTAAACCCTTCTGTAACACGTATCCCCTCATGGATAAGACCTCGTATAACGCCTTTTAAAGGCGCTAGAATAGGTGTATCACCTATGTGTCCGATACACTGTTCCTGTTCCACCACATCGCCTATATGGGCTTCTGTATATACAATACCGGCCTTAGGTGCCCGTATAACTCTTTCCCAACTATACCCGTCAATGTTGCCTGGAATACCTGTATTGGTCATAGCTGGACCTTCCTGAATGACGCGACCCAGATAATGACCTCGATTTGTTTCCACCACAGCATGCACATCGCGACCAGCTTCAAATCCAGGTCCTAATCCAATAACAATGGGTGCCATGTTCATGGTTGTGCCCAGATTTTTTTTTGCCAAAATGGCATCTACAACGACGAGGGGTTTAAGAACTTGGGTACTCTCCCCTTTTGGGTCAACTAGAACAGGTACATGTCCTTTATCCCATACCTTCTGGCATTGGGAGACATGGTCTACCTTCATTGCCTTGATACCTTCAATGGTCATGTCACCATCAAATATGGCATTAGCATAAGCCACCGTACGCCGAATAACCGTTGGTTGTTCTGTCTCTAATACAACTACACGATAGCCACAGCGAACAAGACGATGTATGGTACCACTAGCTATATCTCCACCGCCTCTAATAATGACTAAGCGATCATTCATGTCTTTTCAACTCCTTTAAAACCTTATAATCCTCCTGAGTATCCATATCCATCCCCATATATTGATTTTCTATGTCAACGTAATGCACTTCTTTTGGATAATTTATAATAAAATCTCGTCCGCCTTTATCACCCGTTACTTGCAGTAATTTTTCCCGCCACTTATAATCAAAGATTGTAGGATTACCTCGTTTTCCTTTATATTTAGGTACGATAATACTGCCTCGTCCCTGGTTATAAGCTTCTATTAATTTTTCTACAAGTTTCACCGTAATCAATGGTTGGTCACCATTCATAAACATATAAGCATCCACCTTGGGTGCGTGTAATAAGCCACATTTCACGGAAGTACTCATTCCTTGAGGCGCATGGGGGTTATATACATAAAGCATTTGCTCATTATAAGCATCATGTAATACATCTTGATGATAATACACAACAATAGGTTTCATTTGTCTAACTTCAAGAGCCACGTCAAACACATGGTGCAGTATGGGTTTACCTTGAAGATGTTTACCTAATTTGTTCTCACCAAATCGTTTAGAAGACCCTGCTGCTAGTATAATAACTTGTATCATGATCGATTCACCACACTTACTATAGGATTATCCTCTTGAACATGGCCCACTAAAACCTTTGATATATCCCCATTATTTTCTACCAGTTCACGATAGAATTGTGGAAATATTTCCTTTTCATTGTGCAAGTCCATTTTATTAAACAAGACAACCTTCTCACTGTTTTGTGGACACCCTTTAAACAAGCCATCTTGGGCTGCTATCAGCTTGCTGTAAGTATCATAATTAATCTCTGTATCCATGTCTTGACCAACCACTTTGGCTAATACACTTGGACGATGTACCCACTTTTCATTGATTGTTTTTTTATAGCTGTCTAGCCCAATACACCCTATAACCATATGGGATTTAGGTGGAATCACTGGTTCATGCGATAATGGTGCTTTCATTGGTTTGCATTTAGCTCCATCAGCTTCTATTAAAATCATATCAAAGCTGCTGGATTGTTCAATACTGTCTACCCACTCTGGTTCAATACCTTTCAATTTACCACCCTTCATTTTGTATTTACCCATAATGGTAATAGTGCCTTTCCCACCTATAAGGGATTGTCTCATCAGTTCATTTAATGATCTTGTCACATAGAGATGATCATATTGGTCTTCGGTTGGATAGAAAATGGCCGTTGTGGTTGTTACGAGAACACGTTTGCCTAAGACTTTAAGTTCTCTTGCCAGCCGATACATGGTAGTGGTTTTACCGCCACCGCCTACCAAAGAAATCATATATCTTTTCCTCATGTTTAAACCTATTGCTTTAATTAATTGCATCCCATCACCTAATTTTTTACATTCATCTTAATCTGTCGTTATACTATACTTCGTTCATATGTTATCTTTTTTTACACACCTTTTTACAAGAGCACCTCTTATATCTTATTTATGTGATGATGTCATATCCCTTAATATGAAGTTCAAAAGTCTGTACAATGTCTTGTATGTTATCTTCTCGTACTGTCACATACAGCTCATCCGCTTTTTTCACCAATTGCTTAAATGTTCGATAAAAGGCTTTACCTTGTAACTCCAGCTGACCCACTTCATCTAAAAACAAGGGGGATATCTTCTGTTCTAACAAGGATAGCATTGTGTTATGAACATCATCTAAGGCGTTTTTGGAAAAGCTATAGGGACCTATCTTGCATCCTTCTACCCAATCATCAGATAAATAATCTTCCCTTAAAACCAATAAGCGCTTCTCTTTCGTTGTTAAGCGCATCAATTCGTAACTATGAACCTGATCATCTTTCATATGTTTAATGGAAACATACCCATCCCCTCGTCCAATGTTACGATACATATTCAGCATTCTTGTTGTTTTACCAGAATTAATCTTACCTGTCACCATGTGTATCATAAGTGCTCCTCCATCATGCTAAGGTTAATAGATTCCTTGCTATAAGACTTAAAGATGATAGAAATAAAGATGCCATAAATAATTATATTTATCACACCCCTATAAAATGCAATCTTTATTTTATTTCATTCTATTCTGGTCGATAATAGCATCTTTTCGCATATGACAGTGACCTTTTTTATGATAACTTATTGCTAGTATTTCAGAACTTATGGAAATGGCTATTTCAGCTGGTGAATCGCCCCCTGTATCTAACCCAATGGGTGAATAAAAATAAGATAAATCAATATCGTCTCCAAAGCGTTCAAATGTTTTTTTCATAAATGAACGTAACTTGACTTCTGAGCATAACATCCCCATATATTTGGGTGTAAGATTTAATTCAAGAACTTTATTTACCACATTGTAATCATGCTTGTGGGATGGTGTACATACCACAACGTAACTCTGCTCCCTTAAGCCTTCTTTGTCAATAAAATCCGCATAAGACATATGCACTTTTCGATCAGCTTCTAATACATGTGCTAACATGTCTTCACGAGCATCAATAACCGTCACATAAAAATTCATGGTTTTTAACACCTTAATTAATGCCTGCCCCACATGTCCAGCACCAAAGATATAGATATGACCACGAACCCCAATATATTCATAAAATAGCTTAACCGTTCCACCACATGCCATAGGTAAAGACTCTGCGCCCTCTACAATTTTACCTTCACTTAGAACATACTTCTCTGTCATGCTGACACGGTCCTTGATTAAATCTGTACACTTATTTTTAGCAAAC is drawn from Vallitalea pronyensis and contains these coding sequences:
- a CDS encoding PocR ligand-binding domain-containing protein, with amino-acid sequence MKVMFDNQGVQDLLDDYQRIVGVRIAVYDLDYREVYKSPKEISTFCQLMRKNSRIDHACRKCDVKAFSHVKKTKEIYPYQCHMGLTEVVAPILDDDVIVGYIMVGQILNQSNVEKQWDYITKKSKFMGADITKLKSQFLALRQLDNHDIQAITKIMQACASYIWLKNLVHVERAPLSEKIRLYVEQNMSEKISTDSICAHLGVGKTSIYQCVKQNYGVSLMQYIRHIRIQEAKKLLTTTDGLIGEIAEVVGYDDYNYFSKDFKKITNMSPRVYRKTKDTGRSML
- a CDS encoding uroporphyrinogen decarboxylase family protein, which gives rise to MTKRERVIKALNHEATDIVPFHADFTQQAYDNMVAFTGKKEFINDYDLHLNYKQYWGWPTELPDKKEHFQDEFGVIWNRSGADKDIGVVENYMIKDLDNYDYVFPPINEKRLRGEFEELMANKDDRFTFIGIGFSMFERSWSLMGMQEVLMAMVLQPEKLHQLYDDICDYNLKVIDIALEYDLDGFYFGDDWGQQKGLIMGPQYWREFIKPRMKRMYDRVKTKDLYILQHSCGDIESIMPDLIEIGLDCYQTFQPEIYDIEKVKTTYGDKLAFWGGISTQQLLSHATPDEVKEETRRIMKIMSKDGGYICAPTHALEFDVTPENILAMFEVFHNQ
- a CDS encoding DUF1349 domain-containing protein; this translates as MFNKWINEPKYFNKEKETIIIESDAKTDFFVAPASDYLAHNAPIYAFDVQGDFTLECKVRPDFKAYYDAGAMMFYVDEKAWIKFAFESTDIGHPAVVSVVTDGASDDANGEKVDSPSIWMKLSKKDKVIGLYFSHDALEWRMVRLFQFDVKNLDKASVGLEAQSPAGLGCKVAFSDIKYTDKAVEDMRKGI
- the yqeB gene encoding selenium-dependent molybdenum cofactor biosynthesis protein YqeB, translated to MNDRLVIIRGGGDIASGTIHRLVRCGYRVVVLETEQPTVIRRTVAYANAIFDGDMTIEGIKAMKVDHVSQCQKVWDKGHVPVLVDPKGESTQVLKPLVVVDAILAKKNLGTTMNMAPIVIGLGPGFEAGRDVHAVVETNRGHYLGRVIQEGPAMTNTGIPGNIDGYSWERVIRAPKAGIVYTEAHIGDVVEQEQCIGHIGDTPILAPLKGVIRGLIHEGIRVTEGFKIGDVDPRGTLDHCFSISDKARAIAGGVLEAILYFEKGDGSMNKRTEG
- a CDS encoding nucleotidyltransferase family protein, whose protein sequence is MIQVIILAAGSSKRFGENKLGKHLQGKPILHHVFDVALEVRQMKPIVVYYHQDVLHDAYNEQMLYVYNPHAPQGMSTSVKCGLLHAPKVDAYMFMNGDQPLITVKLVEKLIEAYNQGRGSIIVPKYKGKRGNPTIFDYKWREKLLQVTGDKGGRDFIINYPKEVHYVDIENQYMGMDMDTQEDYKVLKELKRHE
- the yqeC gene encoding selenium cofactor biosynthesis protein YqeC; amino-acid sequence: MQLIKAIGLNMRKRYMISLVGGGGKTTTMYRLARELKVLGKRVLVTTTTAIFYPTEDQYDHLYVTRSLNELMRQSLIGGKGTITIMGKYKMKGGKLKGIEPEWVDSIEQSSSFDMILIEADGAKCKPMKAPLSHEPVIPPKSHMVIGCIGLDSYKKTINEKWVHRPSVLAKVVGQDMDTEINYDTYSKLIAAQDGLFKGCPQNSEKVVLFNKMDLHNEKEIFPQFYRELVENNGDISKVLVGHVQEDNPIVSVVNRS
- a CDS encoding nucleoside-triphosphatase encodes the protein MIHMVTGKINSGKTTRMLNMYRNIGRGDGYVSIKHMKDDQVHSYELMRLTTKEKRLLVLREDYLSDDWVEGCKIGPYSFSKNALDDVHNTMLSLLEQKISPLFLDEVGQLELQGKAFYRTFKQLVKKADELYVTVREDNIQDIVQTFELHIKGYDIIT
- a CDS encoding XdhC family protein; protein product: MIGLYEELIKMKDSGEPAMMVTVVEMTGNTPVAVGKKMLVGESGTAFGTVGGGALELFAKNKCTDLIKDRVSMTEKYVLSEGKIVEGAESLPMACGGTVKLFYEYIGVRGHIYIFGAGHVGQALIKVLKTMNFYVTVIDAREDMLAHVLEADRKVHMSYADFIDKEGLREQSYVVVCTPSHKHDYNVVNKVLELNLTPKYMGMLCSEVKLRSFMKKTFERFGDDIDLSYFYSPIGLDTGGDSPAEIAISISSEILAISYHKKGHCHMRKDAIIDQNRMK